The genomic stretch CGCAACCCCTCTTCTTCCGCCACCGGCAGCACCGCGCTCATGAAGTAGCTGTAGTTGCTCCACATCTGCGCCTCGGAAATGAACGGCCCGTCTTTGCCGAACAGCGGCATGCCGGAGAGTCTTCCGAGACCGGTCGGCATGAAGCTTCGCAGCAGGTCCAGGTTCTCACTGTTCGCCTCCACAACCGCCATGTCGAACTTGCGGGCCGTGGCGCCGCCACGGGTCGGGCCGACATAGTCGGTCGTCCATACCGAGTTGGGCATGAAATGCAGACCGAGCACCGGGATGCCGGCCCGTGCCACGGCGCGGATCGTCGCCTGATAGTTCTCGATCTCCGCGTCGCGGCCCTCGAGCCCCATCATCGCCTTCATGTAGAATTGCGACGGTACGTTCTCGATCGCCTCGAACGTCAGTCCGGCTGCGCGGACCTTGTCGGCCAGTTCGCGCACATCCTTTTCGGCCCACTTGCCGTCGCCGGGCAGGGCCGGGTTGTTCATCTGCAACCCGGTGACCCCGATCTGTTTGGCGAAGCGCAACCGCTCCTCGGTCAGGTCGTGAAACTGCCCGACCGCCGCTCTGATACCCATTATCGTCTCCGACTGGAAAATGTGTTCGATTCTCTGTCGGGTCATTACCGCCAGAGCCTTTCGTCATCAGGTGGAAGAGCCCCGTCACCCCCGCCGCAAGAGGTCGCTGAGCCAAGCTCATGCCCGGAAGTCAGTACTTGTCGTAAATCGCCTGGGTTGAGGCCTGGGCCTCGGCGATCGCCTTGTCGAAGTCCCAGCCATCCACCACCACGCGCTGCGCCAGCTTGGGGATGATGAAGTTGGCCGACATGTCGGCATAGGCGGCGTTGAACAGATCCGGATAGGCGGGCGACGTGCCGGTCTTCGCCAGATCGAGCAGGCCATTGAGAATGGTGTTGGAGCCGTCGAAGGCGGGGAGCTTTTCCTGATCCTTCAGCACCGGCCCCCAGATGGCGTACTGGAAGTACTCATTCATGAACTCGGAGTTGGCGAGGTGCTCGAGCAGCGACTTGCCCTCCTCGACCAGCGGACTCCTGGCATTGATCACGCGGCTCTGCGGGCTGACCGGTGAGATCGTGCCGATCGGGCCGGCGGGCAGCGCCGAGAAGCCGGTCGATTCGAACAGCTCCGGATCGTCCTTGCGCGCCGCCACTGCCACCGAACCGGTATTGGCGATGAAGCCGACCTGGCCCGAAAGGTAGGCCTGGTTGTCGCCGGAGCCGTCCCATACGGTGTTGCCCGGCGCGAACAGACCCTTGTCCCAGGCGGCCTTCAGCCAGGTCAGCCACAACCGGGTTTCAGGCGAGTCGAGCGTTACTTTCTTCCCGGCATCGTCGGCGATGCGGCCACCGAATGATTGCAGCACGCTGGTCTGCAGGTTTCCGTCGCCGACATTGGAGAGCGCGAGGCCGAGCCCGGAAACCGGCGCCTTGTTGATGGCTTCCGCCTGCGTCACCAGTTCGTCCCAGGTCCTGGGCGCCTCGGTGAAGCCCGCCGGCTCGAGCAGGTCCTTGCGCCGCATCAGCAGGTTGCCGCTGACCCCGAACGGAATGGCGGTGCGTCCGCCTGCGATGGCCGTCATGTCGCTGGCCTTCGCCGGACCATCGAACCAACCGCCATGCGTCGCGCCGATCCGCTCATAGACGTCATCGACCTTGGCGAAGACCTCTTGTCGCGAGAGCAATGTCAGCAGTTCCAGCCCGACGTCGAAGACATCCGGCAGCGTTCCCGACGCGATCGCGGCCGAGACCTTCTGCGTGATCTCGTTGACGTTGATCAGCACCACTTCGGTTTCGACCTTGTTCGTCGCGCCCCAGGCCGTAACCGCGTCGATCAGCAGCTTGTGGGCCGTGTCGCTCAGTACGAGGCCGCCCCAGTAGGTCAGCTTGCGCGGCTGTGCAATCGCCGGCATCGACAGCCCGCGGTTGCAGCCAAGGCCATCCCGCCCGCCGCGCTCGCCAGCACCTGTCGCCGCGTCCAGCCGCCGGTTCTTGTTTTCTTGTTCACTGCCTTGTCCTCCCAAGTGCCGTGCTCCGGTGACGAGGACGTTTCCGGCCACTGTCCATTGGCCTGAACCGTCGCTGGTGCATCCCTCAAACTGGCATGACAGGTAACAGCATGACGGCATGACATCAAGCCTTGCGAGCTAATCCGTTTTGGCTATGTTGAGCCACGATCTGGAGAGGAAAAGCGATGAGCCAAGCCGATGGCGGCCCCGTTCTCGGGCTGGCGCCGATTTCACGGCCCAAGCTTTACGAGGTCGTGGCAGCACGACTCGAGGCGGCCATCCGCGATGGGCGACTGAAGCCGGGCGATCGCCTGCCATCCGAGCGAGACCTGATGGAGACTTTTGACACCGGGCGGCCGGCCGTGCGCGAGGCCTTCCTGTTTCTGGAGAAGAAGGGGCTGATCGAAACCGAGAACGGCCGACGCGCCCGGGTCCGCAAACCCGATGTCGGCAGCGTCCTCGAATCTCTCGACAGCGTCATCCATCTGTCGCTGCAGGATGGCGAGACCTTCAAGGACCTGTTCGCCGCCCGCTCGTTCCTCGAGCAGGCCATGGCACGGAATGCCGCTCTGCACATCACCGACGCACAGCTGCAGATGCTCCG from Devosia sp. A16 encodes the following:
- a CDS encoding mannonate dehydratase, coding for MGIRAAVGQFHDLTEERLRFAKQIGVTGLQMNNPALPGDGKWAEKDVRELADKVRAAGLTFEAIENVPSQFYMKAMMGLEGRDAEIENYQATIRAVARAGIPVLGLHFMPNSVWTTDYVGPTRGGATARKFDMAVVEANSENLDLLRSFMPTGLGRLSGMPLFGKDGPFISEAQMWSNYSYFMSAVLPVAEEEGLRLALHPDDPPVPMLGGVARLFYKPDNFKKAYELFGDSPSWALDLCLGCCSEMIGGKKNVTEMIEFFAPKGRIAYIHFRDVQGTVPNFTECFIGDGNYDPAEVIALLAENGFDGFLLDDHVPKMDGDSDWNHRGRAHAIGYMQGLIRMLEFSRK
- a CDS encoding ABC transporter substrate-binding protein yields the protein MPAIAQPRKLTYWGGLVLSDTAHKLLIDAVTAWGATNKVETEVVLINVNEITQKVSAAIASGTLPDVFDVGLELLTLLSRQEVFAKVDDVYERIGATHGGWFDGPAKASDMTAIAGGRTAIPFGVSGNLLMRRKDLLEPAGFTEAPRTWDELVTQAEAINKAPVSGLGLALSNVGDGNLQTSVLQSFGGRIADDAGKKVTLDSPETRLWLTWLKAAWDKGLFAPGNTVWDGSGDNQAYLSGQVGFIANTGSVAVAARKDDPELFESTGFSALPAGPIGTISPVSPQSRVINARSPLVEEGKSLLEHLANSEFMNEYFQYAIWGPVLKDQEKLPAFDGSNTILNGLLDLAKTGTSPAYPDLFNAAYADMSANFIIPKLAQRVVVDGWDFDKAIAEAQASTQAIYDKY
- a CDS encoding FCD domain-containing protein; amino-acid sequence: MSQADGGPVLGLAPISRPKLYEVVAARLEAAIRDGRLKPGDRLPSERDLMETFDTGRPAVREAFLFLEKKGLIETENGRRARVRKPDVGSVLESLDSVIHLSLQDGETFKDLFAARSFLEQAMARNAALHITDAQLQMLRERLDENGRAVGDRHEFVRTDALFHRALFEIADNRIFEAVHDAFAGWVEERRSRLQRQSFTEERAHRQHVQIFDAIAARDPDAAEAAMRYHLKGWWAAWLAQKEPSQEEYADPPK